The sequence TAGGTGGCATATCATCACTTGGAGTGGCAGATACAGGTACATCCTTAGGTTCAGGGACAACTTCAGGTACAGGTGCAGGCGGTTCCGATTCAGCAACATCATCGGATACTGGCTCAtctgaaaaattcaattctttatcgTAAATTGGAATTTCAGTATCAGCTTGGGATAATTCAATCGACTTCCCACATTTCCTTATTTGATCTACGTGTCTCTTCCAAATTTCATTCCCAACTTGTATGCTATAACTCAAAGTTCCATCTCGGTTTATAATTGTTCCAATTTTCCATTTGTTAGGTCCGGAATAATTTCTTACGGCTACTTTCTCCCCTTCCTGAAACTCACGCAAGATAGATTCTGTGTGAAGTCTCGAACTCTGTTTCTGAACAACTTTGTCtctcaaatttggtttaaaaagatCAAGCCTAGTGCGAATACATCTCTTCAAAAACAAGGCACTCGGAGTTTCTCCCGTGAGTGAATGTGGAGTTATTCTATACTGTAacaaaaatctttgtaatttcacaTTTAGATCTCCAGAATCACCTCTACTGGATTTCAACGAAGCTTTGAACAACTGCACTATTCTTTCTGCCTGTCTGTTCGAAGCAGGATGGTAAGGTGCTgaagttatatgtttaatattattcagtttcaaaaaatgtcgaaattcgtAACTAGTAAAACTTGCGCCGTTATCACTAACCAAAGTTAAGGGAATTCCATAATGAGCAAAAAGAATACGAAGATGATGAATTGTAAAAAtagctgtaatatttttcatcgGAATGACTTCTATCCACTTCGAATATGCATCAGAGACTACAAAAAACATTTTGCCCATAAAAGGACCAGAGTAGTCAACGTGTATCCTTTGCCAAGGTCCATTTGGCCATTCCCACGGATGTCGATTTATCCTTGCTGGTTCGTTCCTCGTTGCGATACAAGCTGAACAGTTCTGAACAAAATTGGCTATACTGGCATCAATACCTTGCCAATAGCAGTAGCTTCTAGCTAAGGCCTTCATTTTGACAATTCCAGGATGTCCAACATGAAGTTCTTCCAAAACTTGATTCTGGTACTTTTCAGGAATGCATACTCTATGACCATACATTATGCAaccattttgcaatgaaaattcagATTCTCTACCTTTCCAAGGCACAGGTAATTCAGTTCcagattttaaactttcatatagtTCGAACAATTTCCTATCAGTTTTAGTAGCTCTAGCTATGTTGGTTGCTGTAACAGGCATTAATTCAACTTGCGAAATATTTGTCACGTCTGCTTCAGTCAAGTACTCACAGTCCTTGTCAACTGTTAGTGGTAACCGTGAAAGTGCATCGGCATTGCCATGATTCTTTGTGTTTCGATACTTGATTGTATAACTGAATGCTTGGAGAAAAAATGCATAATGAACCATTCGTGTTGCTGATAGACATGGTAAACTACGATTAGGTGCGAAAATTGATACTAGGGGTTTATGATCGGTTACGAGATCAAAATGTCGaccaaataaatattgataaaatctcTTTACTCCCCATACGATACTCAATGCTTCCTTGTCTATCTGCGAATAATTACGTTCCGTTTTAGTCAATGACCTTGATGCAAACATGGCTGGTTTTTCCGAACCATCTGGCATAATGTGACTTAAAACTGCTCCTATTCCAACCGGTGATGCATCCGTTTGTAATACAAGAGGTAACTTAGGATCATAATGGCATAAAATTCGATCTGAAgcaatttcttgtttcaatgcCTTGAAAGCTTTTTCACATTCTGCAGTCCACAAAAATTTAGTACCTTTCTGCAGTAAATTATTGAAAGGAGCGACACGAGTAGATAAGTTGGGAATAAATTTTCCGTAGTAATTGACTAAACCCAAAAAACTCTTCAAATCAGATACAGTTTTTGGAACTGGTACCTTCGTAATTGCATCgattttttcttgtgttttgtGGAGGCCGAATTTATCAATTGTATGACCACAATAATTcacagatttcttaaaaaattcacttttccgCTTATTTACTCTGAGACCATATTCTTCTAGTCTCTGTAGTACTAATTCTAACCTTTCAAAATGCTCTTGATCATTTCTCCCCGTTACGGTAATATCGTTTAAAAATACGTGTACCCCCGCGATACCTGATAAAACTTGTTCAATGGCTCTCTGCCACACTGCCGGAGCTAAGGCTATACCATAATTCATTCTCTTGTAACGGAACAAACCCTTGTGAGTATTGATCGTCAATAGATGTCGGTCCCGCTCATCAACTAACATTTGAAGGTATGCCTCAGATAAGTCGATTTTAGTAAAGAACTCCCCTCCTGACAGTTCAGCAAAAATGTCCTCGATACGGGGTAAAGGATATTGCTCAATTTTTAGTCCCGGGTTGATAGTCACCTTATAATCACCACAGATTCGTAGGTTCCCATTCTGCTTGATAACAGGAACAATTGGTGTAGCCCACTCACTATATGTCATCGGCTCAATGATGTCTTCTGCAACTAACCTCTTAAGTTCagtttctattctttcttttaaagcaaatggTACTGGTCGAGGTTTAAAAAATACCGGTTTGTAATTAGGTTTCATTTGAAGACGGCAACAAAACTTTTCCAGTTTCCCGATACCCggagaaaaaattttctcatacttttgaagcaagatatttaatttattggttcGAGAATTACAATTTCCAATCCGAACCGCTTTAATTGAGCTCCAGTCTAATT comes from Argiope bruennichi chromosome 2, qqArgBrue1.1, whole genome shotgun sequence and encodes:
- the LOC129962259 gene encoding uncharacterized protein K02A2.6-like, which codes for MTKELATRMGSSNISFESYDASVEDWSSYVERLESYFVVNGIEDKMKVPAILSLMGATTYKLLKNLATPNIPSELTYQDIVKLLSEHLNPKPLEMTERFRFYKRKQFEGESIANYCAELQKLSIHCNFGNNLSTMLRDKLVMGLKNENIQKKLLTEDKLTYEKARSIAFAMESAQRDVCEIQNQMVSIKKLHSSQDKTIKDFSKFKKSESTKKFDKSRKCYRCDSTQHLAHECKHKNTQCRNCLKNGHLAKVCRSKRNETVKQIESCSETVPVNSVKSPRHARDKILLEIFVEGNKCLFELDTGADISCMNVNEFKKLCPDVAIKPTKLLLRNFDNSMITSAGQAVVQIQYKDQINTETIYLVHAKYEKIFSPGIGKLEKFCCRLQMKPNYKPVFFKPRPVPFALKERIETELKRLVAEDIIEPMTYSEWATPIVPVIKQNGNLRICGDYKVTINPGLKIEQYPLPRIEDIFAELSGGEFFTKIDLSEAYLQMLVDERDRHLLTINTHKGLFRYKRMNYGIALAPAVWQRAIEQVLSGIAGVHVFLNDITVTGRNDQEHFERLELVLQRLEEYGLRVNKRKSEFFKKSVNYCGHTIDKFGLHKTQEKIDAITKVPVPKTVSDLKSFLGLVNYYGKFIPNLSTRVAPFNNLLQKGTKFLWTAECEKAFKALKQEIASDRILCHYDPKLPLVLQTDASPVGIGAVLSHIMPDGSEKPAMFASRSLTKTERNYSQIDKEALSIVWGVKRFYQYLFGRHFDLVTDHKPLVSIFAPNRSLPCLSATRMVHYAFFLQAFSYTIKYRNTKNHGNADALSRLPLTVDKDCEYLTEADVTNISQVELMPVTATNIARATKTDRKLFELYESLKSGTELPVPWKGRESEFSLQNGCIMYGHRVCIPEKYQNQVLEELHVGHPGIVKMKALARSYCYWQGIDASIANFVQNCSACIATRNEPARINRHPWEWPNGPWQRIHVDYSGPFMGKMFFVVSDAYSKWIEVIPMKNITAIFTIHHLRILFAHYGIPLTLVSDNGASFTSYEFRHFLKLNNIKHITSAPYHPASNRQAERIVQLFKASLKSSRGDSGDLNVKLQRFLLQYRITPHSLTGETPSALFLKRCIRTRLDLFKPNLRDKVVQKQSSRLHTESILREFQEGEKVAVRNYSGPNKWKIGTIINRDGTLSYSIQVGNEIWKRHVDQIRKCGKSIELSQADTEIPIYDKELNFSDEPVSDDVAESEPPAPVPEVVPEPKDVPVSATPSDDMPPSPVPDASGKPKTDVPLRRSNRIRRPPERLVL